The following nucleotide sequence is from Corylus avellana chromosome ca7, CavTom2PMs-1.0.
GCAACGCCAACGAGAATGGATTGCAATACCTTTACTTTCTAGAATCCGTCCAATTTCGGCCTGGCACGAGTCACGACCCATACTGGTGCCAGTACTAATTTATCCTCAACGGGAAGCAGCCAAAATCCGAAACAACCCCGAAACTACGCTcgccaaacaaagccttaccCAAAGCCAACGTGACCGGTTTCTTTAGCCACTCAAAAGCCTAATTCAATAAATTCTTTATTTGAAACCAGCCAAACACCACGttagtttattattttaatatttatctgAAATCGCGATCCGTTTATATTAGCGCGCGTATCTTCTATATATACCCATCAAACCTGACATCAATCAACGCCCTTCTTCGCTCAGCTCAGAGTCTCAGAAGTCAGAACCTCACCGACGGTATCGACCGTTGGTGtgtgttagaaaaaaaaaaaaaaaaaaaaaaaaaagagcgcGAGCAACTCACTGTGTCGACTCAGTTCTGACTCGCGCGGATCTCGAGCTTAGACTCGGTTCGAGGTCGCGATCCGGTGAAATCAAAGGTAAATTGCACGTTGACTCTGTCGGATCCGTGCTTTAGTTGATGATTTCAATGGTGCTTTGAGATCTGTTATACAGCGTCGTTTGGTTGGTTTTGAGAGATTTTATTGTGGATACGAAGGTTAATTTTAACAATGTGGTTCGAATATGATTTCCGGTTGAGTTGTAAATTACTGGCGTTGATTGTTTTGATTTcctattttgtagtttttttaatgaattttggtGCAGAATTTGAGTTCATTTTCATTTGCACAATGAGTTACTTGAATTGAGTTTGCGTATTTTATCAGATCTGGTTATGATATAGCTACTGTTCAGACTTTTGGTTGATTGATTTATGGTGTTTGTAATTAAGAGTTCCAATTGTGCGTGCAAGAAATAATTCTGTCAAAGTTCTTGTCTTTGTCTCATCAGGATGCGAAGTTTTAGTTTGATCTCTGTTTATTTGTTACCTGATTGAATTTAGTTTTCACACTTCAAATCATGCTCTGAACGTGGCCTTAATTGAGGATTATGATGCTTGTAGCTGATCCCAACCCATAGTAAATAAGGTTTTGTTGACTTGAAAGGTAAGACCACGTTTCATTTGGCAGGACCCTTATTTTATCAGAACAAGGATTTGTTGAAATGAATAACGAAACAAGATTCGGGTAGCCTACCCTTGTTcgtataaataatgattttgttGGGTTGAGGTCCCCACactacttttttcttatttatttggaAGCATGTGTTTGTGTGAAATCAATTTTGCTCTGTCGTTTTCTTGAGATATTGAAATTGTTGTTTATTGGGTCAAATGATATTTTCAGGAGTAATCAAAATGATGAAACAAGAATCACTTCGTGTGTAGAAATTAGAATGTTGTAGAAAGCCCcctttcaattgtttttggcTATGAAATTGCTGCATTATAATTCTTCCAATGCTGAAATGCATGAACAATaatattttaggtttttgagGTAATGGGGAAAGGAAAATATATGGACATTTGAAATGGTTCCAACTCTCTGATCCATAAAAGATGTTTAAAATATGTTAAACTATCTGTCATTTACTTGATGCAATAGTTATTTTCCAACTACCTTCTGTTCAGATTCCATGTCCTGTATTGTGATCACAAAATTAAAAGGCATTTTCCTTCTCGTTAAAAGCTCTAGCATGTGGCCTAGCTGAATTTTGTCTTGGTTTCATAATACCACCACATCAGTTGGATGGATTTTCACCTACTGTTGGCAGCAAAATGATTTATTGTATGACGCATGTTTGGATCTTTTGGTTGTTCGGCGATGGCCTGCTTTAAAACTTTTGGGTCGTCTATTTCTAAATTTTGCAATAAACCAGTGTTTTATGTCCCTTCCTCTACCCTAGATTTCGTGTATTCATGTTAACCTCAATTTAAAACCTGTATGCTCAGGTTCAAGAACTTTTCCTATGAGATTACGGTGACCGGTGacttttattgttattttagatCTACATATGTCAATGCCGAGTTCtgtatgggttttttttttttttttttttttttggggaatgAATATAAATATAGGAGACTATGTGGATTTATCTACTATCCAAACCTTGATTTGCATTCTTTAATAGTCTGTAGCAGATTGTTGTAAGATTCTGACCATGTAATCAACAGGAAAAGCAAGGAGCATATCACAATGAAGGCACTTATTCTCGTTGGAGGGTTTGGGACAAGGCTGAGGCCATTGACACTCAGTTTCCCTAAACCGCTTGTTGATTTTGCTAACAAACCGATGATCCTTCATCAGGTATAACTTTGAGAGAATGCTCTTTCTTATAGAAAGTAATTTGTGTTCTTCTATATTCATATATTGGAAAGGTGCTTATGCATCAATTGGCTTTTAGTATAATTTGTTGATTGCATGCATTCTTTGTGAAGTCTCTTCTGATTTTCATGTTTGGGATTTACAATAGAGAAGCAACTTATTTATGTTAAATTTGTAAATGCAAAGTGCTATGATGTTGAATTATTTCCACCATGCTCCTTTGATATTCTTTCCCCACTTTCCCCCTTCCCTTGGGTTATTTGTCTGTTAACTGTAGGTTGACACGCCTTCTGAATTTTTCCTTAGATTGAGGCTCTTAAGGCTATTGGAGTCAATGAAGTGGTTTTGGCTATCAATTATCAACCAGAGGTAAAGAAACGAGGACTTTCTTCCTACTACAACCCCACAATGCCTGTTTAATGCTGAAGAGATTGATGCAACTAAAAGTTTGGAGAACTACTAATAGTCTTACTCCTTGTTTCTGCAGGTGATGTTGAACTTCTTGAAGGATTTTGAGACAAAGCTAGGGATCAAGATCACTTGCTCACAAGAGACTGAGCCGCTCGGCACTGCTGGTCCTCTGGCTCTTGCTAGGGACAAACTAATAGATGATTCTGGTGAGCCGTTTTTTGTCCTCAACAGTGATGTTATCAGTGAATACCCTCTCAAGGAAATGATTGCATTCCACAAGGCTCATGGAGGAGAAGCTTCCATAATGGTCACCAAGGTAGCACTCAAATATAACATTGCTCTTTCTTGAAGACTTTGTGAAACATGTAGATTAAAATTTCTGAAACTCATTTCTTCTTATCATGCAGGTGGATGAGCCATCAAAATATGGTGTGGTGGTTATGGAACAATCTACTGGGAAAGTTGAGAAATTTgtagaaaaaccaaaattatttGTTGGTAACAAAATCAATGCTGGAATTTACCTTCTGAATCCCTCAGTTCTGGATCGAATTGAACTGAGGCCCACCTCAATTGAGAAAGAGGTCTTTCCAAAGATTGCAGCAGAGAGAAAGCTGTATGCTATGGTGCTACCAGGATTTTGGATGGACATTGGACAACCGAGGGATTACATCACAGGGCTGAGACTCTACCTAGACTCACTGAGAAAGAACTCTCCATCAAAGTTGGCCACTGGCCCCCACATTGTGGGAAATGTTATAGTGGATGAGTCCGCCAAAATTGGCGAGGGATGTCTGATTGGGCCTGATGTTGCAATCGGTCCCGGTTGTGTTGTTGAGTCAGGAGTTAGGCTCTCTCGCTGCACGGTTATGCGGGGAGTCCGTGTCAAGAAGCATGCTTGCATTTCCAGCAGTATCATTGGATGGCACTCAACTGTTGGACAATGGGCCCGTGTCGAGAACATGACCATTCTTGGAGAGGATGTACATGTCTGTGATGAAATTTACAGTAATGGTGGTGTGGTTTTGCCCCACAAAGAGATTAAATCCAGCATTTTGAAGCCAGAGATAGTTATGTAGTCCTTTGTGTTCAGGAAGCACTAAGTTATTCCTTCTGAAATGTGTTTGTTCCTTTTCccctcttttctcttctccaccATGTGTAAaagtcagtttttttttttttttttcagtttgagTGATGTGAGTTAAAAATTTGAAGGTTCAGCAACTTTTATGATGGGCATAAATATCCACATTTGTGTGACTTGTAATCTCTAGTGTATATAGGAATAAATTATTTGTTGGTTTCTCCAGCTTTGTGTAACTCATCAAGATGAGTATTTTATTTGTAACATTTTAAATCAGACGATCGGTGCTTCAATGTTTGTATTCCATATGATATGTTCTTGAAGACCCTTGTGTCGGCAGCATATGTTTGTGAATTCTTCTTTTGGCGAatccaaaactaaaacaaacatTTTCCTGGATGGACCTTTACTCTTTCTTTAGCATCTTTACTTGCTGGTAAAGCAAAACTCCAAGTATGGGAAAAAGAACAAGCTTCATGGCTTGTAAATGGTGATGCTTCTGTGACATGCAAGAACACAAGGAGTGAAGAACAAGTATGCGTTAAATTAGAGATCCCTATGATATCTTCTCCTGACCCCTAGACCATCGTATCGTATGATTCCATTATTGTCCAACTTTagacaaactaaaaatataataaaaagatgTCAGAAACTTTTGGGCGGTTTTGCCTGCATCCACACTTCACAAAATGGCACCGACAGTTTAAATGGTTTCTAATGCAGCAACTTAGAAACCTTAATAGACTTTTAGGTATTGCTGATAAACATGAAAAATGTGTGGCGTGAGTTGATTAGCTCTCTGAATCTCCCAAGATTTGAAGACAAAGAAAGCTTTAATCACTGATTACTACATTCTTTCGTGAAAATAACAGTTGAGTATAAGAGGGCCCTTtaatacttttattattttgatagcAAGTGgcagtaaaaaaaacaaaaaaacaaaaaataaataaaaagaagcctAAGCAAAATACTGCAGAAGAAACGGAGAAGAGAATGCTTGGCCTACCATGTGAAGTGGAACCTACTCCGCATGATGAACATGTTATTATAAAAGCAACTGTAAAGTATAGAGATTGCAAtcagtggatattattttaaaaataaaatttaagggcACGTTTGGTACTCGAAATGagtattttattaagaaaataaataacttttattaaaaatggaaGAAGGTTAAATAGAACAATTTTGATGTTAGATTATATGATACTTCTACCCCTTAACGAGAGGATCAAAGCAGCAAAATTTGAGCATATTGTATAttatgagaaatgatataaactatatttttattttataactatctCGCAAAGCTATCGTGGGAGTGTAATCCCTCGTTTATTAGACGCTTTGATTGTAGTAGTATCGAATGATAATAGTTCAAgaagtaaaaattaataatacaagagcaatgttaaaaattacatttttatcccataaCTATTTTTATAATGTTGGCTTAGCAGTCACAACTAACTCTTAATCAGTCATTATTTccttaaaaagtttaaaaaataattgatatataCTAGTCATATAACACATATCTCATCCCACGGAATTAGATTTGTGAACATATAAGTAGCGGGTGGGAAAAAGTGGGTTttgcttttggttttggtttcttTTCCCGTTTGGTTCTTGAAATTAGCAAGAGAGATGGACAAATTGCTGAAGCATTCCTTGGCGTATCTAATCTTTGTTGGTTCCATTTTCTCTcgtaattaaaatatatatatatacaaaagcgaatttcaaaaaaaaaaaaaaaaaaaaaaagatgacaaGAACCTGATTGGAGTTTGCCCTCCTTATATAGTTTTTATTGTGCAAAATGTTTAGGGTATTACTTATAAATTTACGGGACAATTTATATTTTAGGAAAATTAAGTGTCACATGAACTTTACATGGCTATTTACATTTTAGTAACTCATATGGTAATGGTAAGTATCATGTGGActatcacatcaatttgtaaatgtGATAAGTATCATGTGAATTGTCACATGACAATTCATATTTTAGTTATTGATATAATAAGTGTCACGTGGACTATCATGTTAGTTTATAATGAACTTTAGTACTTCTATTAATTTCACCATATAGAATTAGGAACATTACAATTTTTAATGTAAATTCTTTGCAAATCAACTAGAAATTAAGATCCCATCAATTATTTGTTTGAATTGCAAATAATTGGAACAATTACTGAGAATATGGATTCTATCAACCATTTGAGGTTATATTTTCAGCGGTGAGGAACTTCCATTAACAAGCTGAAATGTTGTTTTCAGAGAACTCAGACAAATTTTGTGGTAGCAATGACTGTTCCAGCCTAATGCTCTTTCCAAGCCATCTATTAAAATGAGATTCCATCTTATAGCGATGACTGATGAGGTGGTGCCCTGTCCTTGAAAGCACAACCGATTACCGATTTGGACAAGAAATTATCGAAGGCTGTTGACAAACGGGCTTTTGTGAGCCATTGGGGTGTGGCTTGTTAAGATGTTTTTAAATTGATagatgtttttaattttaaaataacatttttttttaatgataaatataaaatattaacaaattgatttaaaaatcattattttcagttttaagTGCAAAATTCTAATGCAAAATTTGTATTATTGCACGTAAAATGTTATCGATTACTAATAATACAAATTTGTATTCAAAATTACTAATAAAACAAATGCTAATTTGTAGGgactttttaatattatttttaagggaccttgtttgttaaaaatatttttaatgctATTTTTAGGAGATCCTATTTCTTAAGAATATTTAAACTATAGCTTTAATTAATCTAATCATGTAGCCGACCTTGTAATCAGACCCAATTGAGCTTTAATTCCTGAATCAAATTCTCATAGTAGAGACAAAACTCCTCAATAACTCACagacacaaatttcttttaaactggttttaagaaaatttctttcaatttactctaataagtgacaagtgtcatttaacatgtttgaatttattaaaaattaatgtttgagtttctaaattagtaaaatgaCATAACTCTAGTCATTTAGGACACGTGCCAATCTAAATGACATACCTCTAGTCATTTTTAATGGGTCAAACATGAAGCAAGTTTTTTTTCTCCGATAAAAGAGGTGCAAATTGaagcctttcttttttctttttcttttttattaatttgttttgtattcacttaacaaaagagaaagtcttattattatttttattggagCTGACATGTAATATTTCAATTGGTTGCCCAAGTCAGTAGCAAATAACAAGCTGTAGATAATTCGAGCCTACCCTTGTATAGAACTTAAAACCCTGAACGCTCCAAAGTCCTTGTTTCCGTgtccctaaaaccctaaaaaccctttCTCAGCTGCGACTCAGAGAAATGGCCTTCACTTCCATTATTCGCAAATCGGCTTCTTCTTTCGCTCCACTCGCCGGTAGACTCGTGGGGGTGCAGAGAAATTACCATTCTGCCATTTTCACGGCCATAAACCACGCCAATCTCTCTCGCAGGCCCTCTATGAGAAGCCATTTGGTTCCAAGCCGTCACTACTCGTCGGCTGAGAAGAGGCCGAGTGTTGATGAGACCCTTATTGGGGTGATTACTAAGGATATCGAATTTTTGCAGCAGGCTGATGATCACGATCGGGTGAGttgttttctatttatttttttagtttatgggCTGCTTGCTTGTTGAGAAAGTGAGGGAAAacgaaaagaaattaaattttttagagtttttaacttttttatagaTTTCTTTTTGAGAAGATGGAAAAACCCACTTCAATTCTATCATATAGACTATATAGTCGTGTTTGGTCAAGGAAAAATTAATCGCTCGATATCTAGAATTTTAGGAGAAAAGTTTCTGGGTAGTTTGGTTGCTCCAAAAGGAGAGGAATTATAAGAAACGAAGCTTAAAATGCTACGGTTTTATATTTTGGAGATAATACTGGGAATACTTCTGGTTTTGTTTTACTCAAGAGAAAAATTTACCGGTTTGTTAATGTTTATCAATGGACAAACTTTTATATATTGTAGATTATTCGTGGAAATTTCCTTTTATGTGGAAGTCTTTTACTTAGTGATGCTCTACTAAAGTGGTGCTTTCGGATCTTAGCccaccctttttttctttttctcctttcaaTGAATTTTCTTATACAATACTTCATTGCCCCGCGGCCCTGCCCGCAAGTGTCAGGTCTAAATTCTAATGGGTTACTCGTTTGGTTAATGCCATAACATCGGTTGTTCGACTTCTCACTCAATTGCAGACAGTGTCGTGTATTGAGGTTTACCTTCTTGAGGggaataatgctagaaatcacTCTTACGCCCCTCTTGTGTCTCTCCAAGAATGAGgtggcttctaaaatcaccattgggcttgtgattaatcattattgagtTTTGAATGTTGATTTTAGAAGCCACCTCATTCTTGTAGGGACATAAGAataacttctagaattactctctTGAAAGGTTCtatgtcataaaaataataataaaaaaaaaaaccttcattgCCCTACTGATAATCGTGATCACTCTTTTTGTTTGATAGGTTGAAACGATTCCAAGtggttttccttttcaaatcgAAGATAATCTAGGACTTCAAACTATAACACTGAAAAGAACGTATCAAGGTGAAGAGATAGAAGTGGAAGTTAACATGCCTTATCTAGTTACTGGGGAAGATAATGATGATCATGATGATGGTGAAAAGGCCAATCAATCTAGCTTGCCACTAGTTGTTAGCGTCTCCAAGAAGGATGCACCTAGTCTAGAGTTTGGTTGCACTGCTTACCCCGATGAAGTTGTGATTGACAGCTTGTCTGTTAAACGTCCAGAAGTTTCTGAGGATGATGTTGCCTATGGGGGCCCTGACTTCAAGTAAGCTTTATTGTTCTCTACTTTGTATATGGTTAATACAATGTAATGGTTTCTCTCTGTTCGCTAATTTATAGGCGTCTTCTCACTGTCTTTTCCAGTGATTTGGATGAGAACCTGCAGAAGGCTTTCCACAAGTATTTAGAGATAAGGGGAATCAAGCCCAGCGCAATTAATTTCTTGCATGAGTACATGATCAACAAGAACAGTAAAGAAGAATTGAATTGGCTCAAGAAACTTAAGAATTTCGTTGAAGCCTGAGCTTGTACTAATGCAGCAACTTTGGTAGCAGAGGACTCATGAATTGTTGCCAAAATCTAATTTTGGGTGGAAAACCTTGTGTTGTCTGAGGGGAGGGTGGCATAAATAGCAGGCTTTTATTGAGAAGTTGATTAAGCTGCGTTTGATATGAAAACGGACGTTCTGTTTGACTTAGAGGCCAATAATTAATTGTTCGGATCTTATAACTCCTGCAGTATCGGATCTTATATCTATCACTAATGCATTTTGGGGCAAAAGATATGAGCTTATACCAGACAATCTCTTCTtttggtgtttgttttattttatttgctggAAATTTGTGTCGTTGCTAAAATGGAGAAAAACCATTTTATTGTCtagaaatatattttattcatctaatGGTATATATTATCACAGGGTGAATATGTTATCACgttaattgaattttttgaaaCGAGCGATAAAAtggtaaaataatttattaagaaaCTGGTTTGTAAAAAACTCCTACAAACTGGTAACCAATTACAGTTTTTGAAACCAGCAAAAGGAGATGCTGTTTGGTTGCTCAAAGCCGGGTTTAAAAAAGGCATGCTAACAAATAATTTGCAATGTCTtctcaaactattaaaaaattgcaatgtacCCCAAATGACAAGaatatcattaattaaaaaaaaaaaaaaaactgttgacCCAAGGCAGATGTGAGTCTTTAtcgtgcttttttttttttttttttttctttttttgaatcaTACGGTtactttttatcttattgaaaaaaatataaaagtaattttaccTTTTTGCGAGAAATATATTGTAGTTTCCTAGTAGTTTGAGAGAGTGTGTTAACATTACTTGGATAGGAATTAGGATGATCTATTACGTGGTTAGAATTGGCAATTTTGAAAGCGTTATGATAACCAGTAACAATATGTAAAGTGAAGCTccagaaggaaaaagaaaaagggtaaaatTTCCAGATTGTCCAAAATTGTCATGTGCAAACCAAGGTCAATCGACAAACTGCATTAGCAATTACAAGCCAAAGGAGGGGCAATTTTCATCATGATCggatatttatttttcaaatacaagtTGAATTAGGAAAAGAATATCGAGCCTACACGATTATACTATGAAGGTATACGAAAGACAACCAACACAACATTTCgtagcattttctttttattttctttctcgcGGGACTAGTTTGTGAGGTCCTTGTGTGTGTAAACTAACCCTTTATCACCATTAACCACTTGTCCACAGCCTCTGAGAATCCTGCATATGCAACAAGGCAGCAGCTTAGAGCAAAATATCATACTTAAACCTATTTAGATTCCTGCTTAGACATGTGACGACTACGTGCATATGAAAATgccaaaggaaaataaaattgttgcATCTAAA
It contains:
- the LOC132187268 gene encoding mannose-1-phosphate guanylyltransferase 1 encodes the protein MKALILVGGFGTRLRPLTLSFPKPLVDFANKPMILHQIEALKAIGVNEVVLAINYQPEVMLNFLKDFETKLGIKITCSQETEPLGTAGPLALARDKLIDDSGEPFFVLNSDVISEYPLKEMIAFHKAHGGEASIMVTKVDEPSKYGVVVMEQSTGKVEKFVEKPKLFVGNKINAGIYLLNPSVLDRIELRPTSIEKEVFPKIAAERKLYAMVLPGFWMDIGQPRDYITGLRLYLDSLRKNSPSKLATGPHIVGNVIVDESAKIGEGCLIGPDVAIGPGCVVESGVRLSRCTVMRGVRVKKHACISSSIIGWHSTVGQWARVENMTILGEDVHVCDEIYSNGGVVLPHKEIKSSILKPEIVM
- the LOC132187410 gene encoding uncharacterized protein At2g39795, mitochondrial-like; the protein is MAFTSIIRKSASSFAPLAGRLVGVQRNYHSAIFTAINHANLSRRPSMRSHLVPSRHYSSAEKRPSVDETLIGVITKDIEFLQQADDHDRVETIPSGFPFQIEDNLGLQTITLKRTYQGEEIEVEVNMPYLVTGEDNDDHDDGEKANQSSLPLVVSVSKKDAPSLEFGCTAYPDEVVIDSLSVKRPEVSEDDVAYGGPDFNDLDENLQKAFHKYLEIRGIKPSAINFLHEYMINKNSKEELNWLKKLKNFVEA